In Prochlorococcus marinus XMU1404, the following proteins share a genomic window:
- the rimO gene encoding 30S ribosomal protein S12 methylthiotransferase RimO, which yields MKQNSLNIKEKKLSKIAFSHVGCEKNLVDTEHMQGLLDKEGYEVDSNINDANVVVVNTCSFIETAREESIRKILEYTNQGKEVIVAGCMAQHFKDELLKEIPEIKGLVGTGDYQKIAKVLDRVEKGEIVNEVSKIPEFIADEKIPRFVDKNKIVAYLRIAEGCNYNCAFCIIPKLRGPQRSRTIESIVSEAKSLSKQGIQEIILISQITTNYGQDIYGKPSLAKLLNELSTVPIPWIRIHYAYPTGLTDEVIRAFKNSKNIVPYFDLPLQHSHPDVLKSMNRPWQASLNESILEKIREEIPSAVLRTSLIVGFPGEKKEHFKHLLKFLDRHKFDHVGVFIFSPEEGTPAFHLPNKVSPEVAEARKDNVISVQQNISKDKNQTYVGSKMKILVEKISDNNELIGRSYNFAPEIDGTVILSVKDKIDLKNYIGKFVEANISFADEYDLYGETIKIL from the coding sequence GTGAAACAAAATAGTCTCAATATAAAAGAAAAAAAACTATCTAAGATTGCATTTAGTCATGTTGGTTGCGAGAAAAATCTTGTTGATACTGAACATATGCAAGGCTTATTAGATAAAGAGGGTTATGAAGTTGACAGCAATATAAATGATGCAAATGTTGTTGTTGTAAATACTTGCAGTTTTATTGAAACAGCTAGAGAAGAATCTATTAGAAAAATTCTAGAATATACAAATCAAGGAAAGGAAGTAATAGTTGCAGGCTGTATGGCTCAGCATTTTAAAGATGAACTTCTAAAAGAAATACCTGAAATAAAAGGTTTGGTTGGAACAGGAGATTATCAAAAGATTGCAAAGGTTTTAGACAGAGTAGAAAAAGGAGAAATCGTTAATGAAGTTTCAAAAATACCTGAATTTATTGCAGATGAGAAAATACCTCGTTTTGTAGATAAAAACAAAATTGTTGCTTATCTTCGTATTGCTGAAGGCTGCAACTATAATTGTGCTTTTTGTATTATTCCTAAGTTGAGAGGTCCTCAAAGAAGTAGAACAATAGAATCTATAGTTTCAGAAGCCAAAAGTCTTTCAAAGCAGGGTATTCAAGAAATCATATTAATTAGTCAAATAACAACTAATTATGGTCAAGATATTTATGGAAAGCCATCATTAGCCAAACTTTTGAATGAGCTTTCTACAGTGCCAATTCCTTGGATAAGGATACATTATGCTTATCCCACGGGTTTAACTGATGAAGTTATTAGAGCTTTCAAAAATTCGAAAAATATAGTACCTTACTTTGATTTACCACTTCAGCATAGTCATCCAGATGTGTTGAAGAGTATGAATAGACCTTGGCAAGCTTCTTTGAATGAATCAATTTTGGAGAAAATTAGAGAAGAAATTCCATCTGCTGTATTAAGAACTAGTCTCATTGTTGGTTTCCCAGGAGAAAAAAAAGAACATTTTAAGCATCTTCTCAAATTTTTGGATAGGCACAAATTTGATCATGTAGGAGTGTTTATTTTTTCTCCTGAGGAAGGAACTCCAGCTTTTCATTTGCCAAATAAAGTATCTCCAGAGGTTGCAGAGGCAAGAAAAGATAACGTTATTTCAGTTCAACAAAATATATCTAAAGATAAAAATCAGACATATGTTGGTTCAAAAATGAAGATTTTGGTAGAAAAAATATCAGACAATAACGAATTAATAGGTAGGTCGTACAATTTCGCTCCTGAAATAGACGGAACTGTAATTTTATCTGTTAAAGATAAAATTGATTTGAAAAATTACATTGGTAAATTTGTTGAAGCAAATATTTCTTTTGCGGATGAATATGATTTGTATGGAGAGACTATTAAAATTTTGTAG
- the petL gene encoding cytochrome b6-f complex subunit PetL, producing the protein MNIIFYFAFIGFGFGAAFALDKLLRAVKLI; encoded by the coding sequence ATGAACATCATTTTCTATTTTGCATTTATTGGTTTTGGTTTTGGAGCTGCTTTCGCACTAGATAAGCTCTTAAGAGCAGTTAAATTAATTTAA
- a CDS encoding DUF4346 domain-containing protein: protein MDSGKSFDKKIKIDNNLSNRHINLDPNGYFIIKVDLEENKIILEHFLNNINDDGYALDPETNEPIKCDSQNKRVSNEVFEGISAKQLGILITEERNDLITRFDHALYLGRELQKAEECLCKKLPYIQD from the coding sequence ATGGATTCTGGTAAAAGTTTCGATAAAAAAATAAAGATTGATAATAATCTATCTAACCGACATATAAACTTAGATCCAAACGGTTATTTTATTATAAAAGTAGATTTAGAAGAAAATAAAATAATTTTAGAGCACTTTCTAAATAATATTAATGATGATGGATATGCGCTTGACCCAGAAACAAATGAACCAATTAAATGCGACTCTCAAAATAAAAGAGTTAGTAATGAAGTTTTTGAAGGTATAAGTGCGAAACAACTTGGAATATTGATCACTGAAGAAAGAAATGACTTAATAACCAGATTCGATCATGCCCTATACTTAGGCCGGGAACTACAAAAAGCAGAAGAATGTTTATGCAAAAAATTACCCTATATCCAAGATTAA
- a CDS encoding peptidogalycan biosysnthesis protein → MNQKVHKVEVKLSIKEISKEIWNELANEINNPFYEWNWLKNLEISKSVSRETGWQPLYFVAYKNEEILGIAPLFLKNHSYGEFIFDQSFARLAQELNLNYYPKLIGMSPYSPVNGYQFLYKKNNDKKEITNLLLNHIESFAITNKILSCNFLYIDESWGNHLISLGYHEWINSSSEWRSNGEKTFDDFLSRFNSNQRKNIKKERKSIIKQDIKVEIFNEDDINQEILKRMHNFYEQHCSRWGVWGSKYLTSSFFEKIIENKKNLLLFSASKNDSNDIFAMSMCVKNKNNLWGRYWGSQEEISNLHFELCYYQPIEWAIKNSIDFFDPGAGGKHKRRRGFFAKSTVSMHKWFDKNMDNIIYPWLNEVNKQTEMEIDFENKSIPFK, encoded by the coding sequence ATCTCCAAGGAGATATGGAATGAATTAGCAAATGAAATCAATAATCCATTTTATGAATGGAACTGGCTTAAAAACCTTGAAATATCAAAAAGTGTTTCGAGAGAAACTGGTTGGCAGCCTCTATATTTTGTTGCTTATAAAAATGAAGAAATATTAGGAATTGCTCCACTTTTTTTAAAAAATCATAGCTATGGAGAATTTATTTTTGATCAATCATTTGCAAGATTAGCTCAAGAGCTTAATTTAAATTATTACCCTAAATTAATTGGAATGAGTCCTTATAGTCCTGTAAATGGATATCAATTTCTTTATAAAAAAAATAACGATAAGAAAGAAATTACAAATTTACTCTTAAACCATATCGAAAGCTTTGCGATTACAAACAAAATTTTAAGTTGTAATTTTTTATATATTGATGAAAGCTGGGGCAACCATCTTATATCTTTGGGATACCATGAATGGATAAATTCCAGCAGTGAATGGAGGAGTAATGGAGAAAAAACGTTTGATGATTTTCTTTCAAGATTTAACTCTAATCAGAGAAAAAATATAAAAAAAGAGAGGAAATCAATTATTAAACAAGATATTAAAGTTGAAATTTTTAATGAAGATGATATCAACCAAGAAATCCTCAAAAGAATGCACAATTTTTATGAACAGCATTGTTCTAGATGGGGAGTTTGGGGAAGTAAATATCTAACATCTTCATTTTTCGAAAAAATTATTGAAAATAAAAAAAATCTTTTACTTTTTAGCGCATCAAAAAATGATTCAAATGATATTTTTGCTATGTCGATGTGCGTTAAAAATAAAAACAACTTATGGGGTAGATATTGGGGTAGTCAAGAAGAAATTTCTAATTTACATTTTGAATTATGTTACTATCAGCCAATTGAATGGGCAATAAAAAATAGTATAGATTTTTTTGATCCTGGAGCAGGTGGTAAACATAAAAGGAGGAGGGGGTTTTTTGCAAAAAGCACCGTTAGTATGCATAAGTGGTTTGACAAAAATATGGATAATATCATTTATCCTTGGCTAAATGAAGTTAATAAACAAACCGAGATGGAAATTGATTTTGAAAATAAATCTATACCCTTTAAATAA